CTCAATTTTTTGGTGTTATTGAAGATCGACAGGGACTAAAGGTAGCATGTCTCGAAGAAATTGCTTATCAAAAAGGATTTATTTCAAAATCAGAGTTTAAAAAAGTAGTGGAAAATATTCCTAAATCACTTTATAGAGATTATCTCGAAAAAATTCTGGATGAATAATTTTTAAAAATTATCTCTTTCTCTGATACTTACCAACAAGTTGTGCAGTTGCTTTTATATGTCCTTTCATTGCATCGAGTAATTGTTTTTTGGTTGCACCTTCTTTTAATGATAAAACTATATCCAGAGCATAAAGTTTGAAAAAGTATCTATGAACTCCAGAAGGTGGGCATGGACCACCATAACCTTTTCGATGCCAATCATTTAATCCTTCAATAGCTCCTTTTGGCAATAAATTTTTGTTCGATGCTGCTTCTTTAAATTCATTAACCTCAGGTGGAATATTAAAAACAATCCAGTGTACCCAATCACCAATTGGAGCATCTGGATCATCATTTATTAATGCAAGTGATTTAATGCCTTCAGGAATACCACTCCAGCTCAATGGAGGAGAAATATTTTCACCATCACATGTATATTTTGATGGTATCATCTCGCCATCTTTAAAAGCAGAAGATGTAATCTTAAAACTCATTTTATTCTCTCCATTTATAAAAATTAATATGAAAATCAAAAATGCAAAACTGTTCTTTCTGAGTTTCATAATTATTATTCATTTATTACTTCAACAACATTTTTAGCAAAAAATTTGGGGAACTTTCTTATTACACAATGAGCAATCATTTCTGCAACTTCTTCCGTTTTCAAATAATTAGTATTAATAACAACATGATAAAGAAGTGGATCTTCAATATCTTTATGAAAATATTTCCATATATAATTCTTACGAGCTTCATCTTCTCCTTTAATAAAATCTGCAGCAGTTTTATAATCAATATTATATAATCTACAAGCATTTTCGATTCTATAATTTAAAGGTGCAACAAGTCGCACATGAAATGTATTTGGTTTTTTTGCTGTAATAATGTTTGCACCTCTACCTACAATAATAACGTTTCCATAATCTGCCAGTTTTAAAATGGTTTGAGAAATTTTATGTAGTAGTAAAATCTTATTAGGA
This is a stretch of genomic DNA from Rosettibacter firmus. It encodes these proteins:
- a CDS encoding YbhB/YbcL family Raf kinase inhibitor-like protein, translating into MSFKITSSAFKDGEMIPSKYTCDGENISPPLSWSGIPEGIKSLALINDDPDAPIGDWVHWIVFNIPPEVNEFKEAASNKNLLPKGAIEGLNDWHRKGYGGPCPPSGVHRYFFKLYALDIVLSLKEGATKKQLLDAMKGHIKATAQLVGKYQRKR
- a CDS encoding AAA family ATPase, whose amino-acid sequence is MKVLGAYEKARLYIEKHYEASEEAKEQKRKLNPGPTITLSRQTGIGAVAICEKLIEYLNARAIEGYNDWTYFDRELIEKIMADHNLPDHFRKFIDEEKPPKIETWFGEILGINPNKILLLHKISQTILKLADYGNVIIVGRGANIITAKKPNTFHVRLVAPLNYRIENACRLYNIDYKTAADFIKGEDEARKNYIWKYFHKDIEDPLLYHVVINTNYLKTEEVAEMIAHCVIRKFPKFFAKNVVEVINE